From Lemur catta isolate mLemCat1 chromosome 19, mLemCat1.pri, whole genome shotgun sequence, a single genomic window includes:
- the RPS9 gene encoding 40S ribosomal protein S9 encodes MPVARSWVCRKTYVTPRRPFEKSRLDQELKLIGEYGLRNKREVWRVKFTLAKIRKAARELLTLDEKDPRRLFEGNALLRRLVRIGVLDEGKMKLDYILGLKIEDFLERRLQTQVFKLGLAKSIHHARVLIRQRHIRVRKQVVNIPSFIVRLDSQKHIDFSLRSPYGGGRPGRVKRKNAKKGQGGAGAGDDEEED; translated from the exons ATGCCAGTGGCCCGCAGCTGGGTTTGTCGCAAAACCTATGTGACCCCGCGTAGACCCTTCGAAAAATCCCGCCTCGACCAAGAGCTGAAGCTCATCG GCGAGTATGGACTCCGGAACAAACGTGAGGTCTGGAGGGTTAAATTTACCCTGGCCAAGATCCGCAAGGCCGCCCGGGAGCTACTAACGCTTGACGAGAAGGACCCACGGCGTTTGTTTGAGG GCAACGCCCTATTGCGACGACTTGTCCGCATCGGGGTGCTGGACGAGGGCAAGATGAAGCTGGATTACATCCTGGGCCTGAAGATCGAGGACTTCTTAGAGAGGCGCCTGCAGACCCAGGTCTTTAAGCTGGGCCTGGCCAAGTCCATCCACCACGCCCGTGTGCTCATCCGCCAGCGCCATATCAG GGTTCGCAAGCAGGTGGTGAACATCCCATCCTTCATTGTCCGCCTGGACTCGCAGAAGCACATTGACTTCTCCCTCCGCTCTCCATATGGCGGTGGCCGCCCGGGCCGCGTGAAGAGGAAGAACGCCAAGAAGggtcagggtggggctggagctggagaCGATGAGGAGGAGGATTAA